A window of the Lolium perenne isolate Kyuss_39 chromosome 7, Kyuss_2.0, whole genome shotgun sequence genome harbors these coding sequences:
- the LOC127317737 gene encoding uncharacterized protein, with amino-acid sequence MGKGRRDDRISALPNDILVNILDRLNVPDAARTSILSRRWSQLPAKLSRLIINAQDFLPKGVSNATVSDDEMVRVNAAAVEATTSILARRSPGEHTIRFLSAAFYLRDDAPISIGKAVGHTMETHLVEMTRFSLMTGKVGVDDLKDDELVVCGREFMRFFDACHNAFRGLTSLDMEDLRFSEPDISNILVTCKRLKHLRMTNCDSGDPSTLQIDHSHLTELSIAQSAFEQVKLNWLPQLTQMTFDNWLDYQDPLVLGHVPLLETLSLTNVGHSFHRLVKLSEFLSGTSIRVLKLVFKCERIWVQPERPTKSLASVFRQLRFVNLVTLPEGYDLTWTMFILEAAPLLKELCMAVWDHACIMQTDEETRKEELYSENKGVEWDSAAADFKHHNLVTLIIFCFESDDHMVSYLRRIMAAAVNLEDVFLYSRLECDNCQDEKPIRFPWTKRQRISLKKRVTEGIESFAIIHAYSTVRADHLAKYMYPECSLDKSRKMLLNRQ; translated from the coding sequence ATGGGGAAAGGCAGAAGAGATGATAGGATCAGCGCATTGCCCAATGACATTCTCGTCAACATTCTCGACCGACTCAATGTCCCTGACGCTGCAAGAACTAGCATCCTCTCCAGAAGGTGGAGTCAGCTCCCCGCCAAGCTCTCTCGGCTCATAATAAACGCTCAGGACTTCCTGCCCAAGGGCGTGTCGAACGCCACCGTGTCCGATGACGAAATGGTTCGGGTGAACGCAGCCGCTGTCGAGGCGACAACGAGCATACTGGCACGCAGAAGTCCAGGCGAACACACTATCCGCTTCCTATCCGCTGCGTTCTACTTGAGAGACGACGCCCCCATATCCATCGGAAAAGCCGTTGGTCACACGATGGAGACGCACCTGGTTGAGATGACCCGGTTCAGTCTCATGACGGGGAAAGTCGGCGTCGATGACCTCAAGGATGATGAGCTGGTCGTGTGCGGGAGAGAATTCATGCGCTTCTTCGATGCCTGTCACAACGCATTCCGTGGTCTCACTAGCCTTGACATGGAGGATCTGAGGTTTTCTGAACCAGACATATCCAACATACTCGTCACCTGCAAGCGGCTGAAGCATTTGCGCATGACCAACTGCGACTCAGGTGATCCCAGCACGCTGCAAATTGACCACTCGCATCTCACTGAGCTTAGTATAGCTCAATCTGCTTTCGAACAAGTTAAGCTGAATTGGCTCCCTCAACTCACGCAGATGACCTTTGATAATTGGTTAGATTACCAAGATCCACTGGTTCTTGGTCATGTCCCGTTGCTCGAGACTCTAAGCCTCACAAATGTTGGTCATAGTTTTCACAGGCTGGTCAAGTTAAGCGAGTTTCTTAGCGGCACCTCCATACGGGTTCTCAAGTTGGTATTTAAATGTGAGAGGATTTGGGTGCAGCCAGAACGTCCGACCAAAAGTCTGGCATCCGTGTTCCGCCAACTAAGGTTTGTCAATCTGGTTACTCTTCCTGAGGGGTATGATCTCACATGGACAATGTTTATTCTTGAAGCCGCACCCTTACTGAAGGAGCTATGCATGGCAGTATGGGATCACGCGTGTATAATGCAAACAGATGAGGAGACAAGGAAGGAAGAATTGTATAGCGAGAACAAGGGTGTTGAGTGGGACTCGGCTGCAGCTGATTTCAAACACCACAATTTGGTCACACTTATCATATTTTGCTTCGAATCTGATGATCACATGGTGAGTTATCTCCGACGTATTATGGCAGCAGCGGTGAATCTAGAGGACGTGTTCCTGTATAGTAGGTTGGAGTGCGACAACTGCCAAGATGAGAAGCCGATTAGGTTCCCTTGGACTAAAAGACAGAGGATATCACTGAAGAAGAGAGTTACCGAGGGAATTGAGTCCTTTGCCATAATTCACGCTTATTCAACAGTGAGGGCTGATCATCTTGCAAAGTATATGTACCCGGAGTGCTCATTGGATAAATCCAGAAAAATGTTGCTAAACAGGCAGTGA